One Trichoderma asperellum chromosome 5, complete sequence genomic region harbors:
- a CDS encoding uncharacterized protein (EggNog:ENOG41) yields MAAATSQDMASSTSSLAASVASPRSETEAETRGGKSKKLGKFCTTPHKTDGVMDPTWVSVFMDGMDEVTAHCGLFFPGPHYHRLVGDVSGRIVSWVQEDLSVRAVLEMAPE; encoded by the coding sequence ATGGCTGCCGCCACTAGCCAAGACATGGCATCGTCGACGTCTTCCCTAGCTGCGTCCGTCGCCTCTCCTCGTTCTGAGACGGAAGCTGAAACGCGGGGGGGGAAGTCCAAGAAGCTCGGCAAATTTTGCACCACGCCGCACAAGACGGACGGCGTCATGGATCCTACGTGGGTGAGCGTGTTTATGGATGGTATGGACGAAGTGACTGCCCATTGTGGGCTGTTCTTTCCGGGGCCCCATTATCACAGGCTGGTGGGCGATGTTAGCGGTCGCATTGTGAGCTGGGTGCAGGAAGATCTTTCCGTGAGAGCGGTATTGGAAATGGCGCCTGAATAG